One stretch of Marinobacterium iners DNA includes these proteins:
- the ppsR gene encoding posphoenolpyruvate synthetase regulatory kinase/phosphorylase PpsR, whose product MKRTAFFISDGTGITAETLGNSLLSQFEAIRFEKITLPYVDTIDKAKAVVERINRQGEEDGKPPIVLDTIVDDEIRELLATCNGFKIDVFSTFLKPLESELETHSSYSVGKSHAINEMDRYKDRIDSVNFALDNDDGARTRQYDKADIILVGVSRCGKTPTCLYMALQFGIRAANYPLTEEDMEASRLPECLQQHRHKLYGLTIDPFQLAAIRHERRANSRYASLDQCDFEIRTVERLFQKENIPCINTTNFSIEEIATRIINESGLKRRIS is encoded by the coding sequence ATGAAACGAACCGCATTTTTTATCTCTGATGGCACTGGCATCACGGCTGAGACATTGGGAAACAGCCTGCTGTCACAGTTCGAGGCCATTCGGTTCGAAAAGATCACCCTGCCTTATGTAGACACGATTGATAAAGCCAAGGCTGTTGTTGAGCGCATCAACCGCCAGGGAGAGGAAGACGGCAAACCTCCCATCGTGCTTGATACCATTGTCGATGACGAGATTCGTGAATTGCTGGCCACCTGTAACGGCTTCAAGATCGACGTTTTCTCCACCTTCCTGAAGCCGCTTGAGTCAGAGCTGGAAACTCACTCTTCCTATTCGGTTGGCAAGTCTCATGCGATCAATGAGATGGATCGCTACAAGGACCGCATCGACTCAGTCAATTTTGCACTGGATAACGATGATGGTGCCCGAACCCGCCAGTATGACAAGGCCGACATTATACTGGTGGGCGTATCCCGCTGTGGCAAAACCCCTACCTGCCTTTACATGGCGTTGCAGTTTGGAATCCGTGCGGCCAACTACCCACTGACAGAAGAAGATATGGAAGCCAGCCGCCTGCCTGAATGCCTTCAGCAGCACCGGCATAAACTCTATGGCCTGACCATCGATCCCTTTCAGCTGGCAGCCATTCGTCACGAACGCCGCGCCAACAGCCGCTATGCCTCGCTGGATCAGTGCGACTTTGAAATCCGTACCGTTGAGCGACTGTTCCAGAAGGAAAACATACCCTGCATCAACACCACCAATTTTTCCATTGAAGAGATTGCGACCCGCATCATTAACGAGTCCGGGCTCAAGCGTCGCATAAGCTGA